Proteins encoded in a region of the Triplophysa rosa linkage group LG14, Trosa_1v2, whole genome shotgun sequence genome:
- the sdhdb gene encoding succinate dehydrogenase [ubiquinone] cytochrome b small subunit B, mitochondrial, which translates to MAALVRISAVCHRGVRPLLFRSSLLIRPVAAQKDRDCPYLISAKIHATPSNYAGSGSKAASLHWTGERVLSAVLLGMMPFAYCYPGPAIDYSLAAALTLHGHWGLGQVLTDYVHGDFKVKMASAGLFVLSTVTFAGLCYFNYHDVGICKAVALLWSK; encoded by the exons ATGGCGGCTCTTGTAAGGATAAGTGCTGTTTGCCACAGAGGTGTCAGGC CTCTGTTATTTCGCTCTTCATTGCTCATCAGACCTGTGGCTGCACAGAAGGATCGCGACTGTCCATACCTAATCTCAGCAAAGATACATGCAACACCCTCTAACTATG CTGGTTCTGGGTCCAAAGCTGCTTCCTTGCACTGGACAGGAGAGCGTGTCCTGAGTGCAGTTCTTCTGGGCATGATGCCCTTTGCCTACTGTTACCCAGGCCCGGCTATTGACTACTCCTTAGCAGCCGCACTCACTCTGCATGGTCACTG gGGACTTGGCCAAGTTTTGACCGACTACGTTCATGGAGACTTTAAAGTCAAGATGGCTAGTGCAGGTCTCTTCGTTCTCTCGACTGTCACATTTGCCGGCCTTTGCTACTTCAACTACCACGATGTAGGAATTTGTAAAGCTGTGGCCCTCTTGTGGAGTAAATAA
- the il4i1 gene encoding L-amino-acid oxidase — protein MCKYLPAVMALIFFTYRVGGNSDDPLSKCLQDSDYDELLRITKEGLPPTQSPKHVIIVGGGAAGLTAAKFLEDAGHKVTIIEASNRIGGRILTHREKRAGCYAELGAMRIPSFHRILLTFAKKLGVKKGEFVQEDNNTYYFINGLRYKTYTVRQNPDVLNYPVSEQEKGKNASQLFNIALNKLRDDLQKMGCKKMLHTYDSYSLKEYLVNVGNLSGGALRMIGDILNENSFFYTALTEMLYIHADINDNTTYYEFKGGFDSFPNAFYTVLNATIFLNSKVQAISQTENNVMVSYQDWRNPSALTNITADYVLMTTTAKATLFIDFNPPLTAMKMEALRSLHYSTSTKVVLSFSKRFWEDDGIKGGKSITDLPSRFIHYPSHSFPGISGGPILASYTSSDDAALLQTLPDDELKALVLNDLVKIHGEHIRHLCTGGTVKKWGLDPYSHGAFAIFTPFQMIDYESLLVQPEGRIYFAGEHTGRPHGWIETAIKSGLRAARDINSIK, from the exons ATGTGTAAATACT TACCTGCAGTGATGGCACTGATCTTTTTTACATACCGTGTTGGTGGAAATTCTGACGATCCTCTGAGCAAATGTCTCCAAGACAGCGATTATGATGAGCTGCTGAGGATAACAAAAGAAGGTCTGCCTCCAACCCAGTCTCCTAAACATGTCATTATTGTTGGAGGAGGTGCTGCTGGACTTACTGCTGCAAAGTTTCTGGAGGATGCTGGACACAAG GTGACGATTATTGAGGCAAGTAATCGAATAGGTGGAAGAATTctaacacacagagagaaaagagCGGGCTGTTATGCAGAACTTGGTGCCATGAGGATCCCAAGTTTCCACAG GATTCTTTTGACATTTGCAAAAAAGTTAGGCGTGAAGAAGGGAGAATTTGTACAGGAAGACAATAACACTTACTATTTTATAAATGGCTTGCGTTACAAAACCTACACCGTACGGCAGAATCCAGATGTTCTGAACTACCCTGTAAGTGAGCaggaaaagggaaaaaatgcCAGTCAACTGTTTAACATTGCATTAAATAAG TTAAGAGATGATCTGCAGAAAATGGGCTGTAAGAAAATGCTGCATACATATGATTCATACTCTCTTAag gaatatttagtaaatgtaggaAATTTAAGTGGAGGAGCTTTGCGAATGATTGGAGATATCCTCAATGAAAACAGTTTCTTCTACACAGCCCTCACTGAAATGCTATACATTCATGCTGACATAAATGACAATACAAC ATATTATGAATTCAAAGGTGGCTTTGATTCATTCCCCAACGCATTCTATACTGTGTTAAATGCCACAATTTTTCTGAACTCAAAAGTCCAGGCCATCAGccaaacagaaaacaatgtGATGGTTTCATATCAAGACTGGCGTAACCCCTCCGCTCTGACCAACATTACTGCCGATTATGTCTTAATGACGACCACAGCCAAAGCAACACTCTTCATAGATTTTAACCCCCCTCTGACAGCTATGAAGATGGAAGCGTTACGATCACTCCACTATTCCACATCAACAAAGGTGGTGCTAAGTTTCAGCAAAAGATTCTGGGAGGATGATGGCATCAAGGGTGGCAAAAGCATCACAGATCTACCATCACGGTTCATCCACTACCCCAGTCATAGCTTCCCCGGCATATCAGGGGGGCCCATATTAGCTTCTTACACTTCCTCTGATGATGCTGCGCTCCTTCAGACTTTACCAGACGATGAACTGAAAGCCTTGGTGTTGAATGACTTGGTGAAGATCCATGGAGAACATATCCGCCATCTCTGCACAGGGGGCACAGTGAAAAAGTGGGGATTGGACCCTTACAGTCATGGTGCCTTCGCTATCTTCACTCCATTTCAGATGATAGACTATGAAAGTCTTCTAGTCCAGCCTGAAGGGAGGATTTACTTTGCAGGAGAGCACACGGGCAGACCCCATGGCTGGATTGAGACTGCCATAAAATCAGGCCTGCGAGCTGCAAGAGATATAAATAGCATAAAGtag